The Couchioplanes caeruleus sequence AGTTCGTAGTCGCGGTAGGCGGCGAGCCAGCGGGCGTCGGCCTGCGTCAACCCGCGTGCCTCGTCGAGAGCGGCGCGGGCGGCGTCGAGTTCCTGGGGCAGGAACACCATCTGCACGGAGGCGAAGTCGAGGTTGGCCTCAGACAGGCCCTCCATGTCGAGGTCGGCGAGCAATCCGAGTTGCTTGTCGTCCAGGCCGGAGTAGCCGCGCCAGTCGACATCGTCCAGTTCGTCGTACAGGTGCTTGAGCGTCGCCGGGTCGTCCTCTCCCTCGATGGCGTTGTGCGACAGCTGCAACGCGACCTGCCGGGCCCGTGACAGCGGCTGGTCGACCACCATCACGTCGACCGCCTCGACGCCGGCCTCGATCGCCGCCATGACCCTGTGGTTGCCGGACAGCACCACGCGGCGGCCGCCGGCGGTGTCGTCCCAGACCAGCGGCACGCTGGTCAGTCCGCCGTCGCGGCGTACGTTCGCCACCAGCCGGTCGAAGGTCTCTTTGCGCATGAACCGGGCGTTGACCTCCAGCAGCGTCAGCGACCGGGGGTCCACCGTCTCGATACGCCGGGTCAGCGGCTGCTCTTCGTCGGTCATGACTTCTGGTCCTTCCCGTGCTTGCGCTTCCACTCGGTCAGGGCCTCGTCGCAGGACCAGCCGCCGATCGGGCCGCCGTACTGAAGCTGGTAGCGGTGCACCCCGTCCGCGGCGGGCTCCGAGCGTTTTTGCAGCTTCACGCCGGGGATGCCGCGGCCGTACTTCGCACTGTTCGGGTGGTTGGTGAACGCGGTCGTGGACCAGGCGGTGATGCGCTTGGACAGCGACCGCTGGAGCAGC is a genomic window containing:
- a CDS encoding ParB N-terminal domain-containing protein — its product is MTDEEQPLTRRIETVDPRSLTLLEVNARFMRKETFDRLVANVRRDGGLTSVPLVWDDTAGGRRVVLSGNHRVMAAIEAGVEAVDVMVVDQPLSRARQVALQLSHNAIEGEDDPATLKHLYDELDDVDWRGYSGLDDKQLGLLADLDMEGLSEANLDFASVQMVFLPQELDAARAALDEARGLTQADARWLAAYRDYELTLDALATAHGAHNVGNVATALGIILAVFERHLGELRDGVWYDPDSGEPLVNARQLVPIETVLETRSMPADAAAVFARAVDTAVRRGDVPAEQRWRALELFAAEYLAGA